One segment of Arvicanthis niloticus isolate mArvNil1 chromosome 5, mArvNil1.pat.X, whole genome shotgun sequence DNA contains the following:
- the Tmco2 gene encoding transmembrane and coiled-coil domain-containing protein 2: MPTLPTSTSSWDNLLNALARSSIWNWLQATFVGETTSVPQPTNLGILDNLAPAVQIILGISFLTLLAIGLFALWKRSIRSIQKVVVFVITLYQLYKKGSDFFQALLANPEGSGRQIQENSNIFLSLGLQEKILKKLQMVENKVRDLEGMIVAQKPAVKRDCSSEPYCSCSDCQSPLPTSGFTSTSEM, from the exons ATGCCAACACTTCCAACTTCAACTTCTTCTTGGGACAACCTCTTAAATGCTCTTGCTCGCAGCTCAATATGGAATTGGTTACAAGCAACTTTTGTGGGAGAGACTACTAGTGTGCCTCAGCCAACAAACTTGGGGATACTAGATAATCTCGCTCCAGCAGTGCAAATCATCCTTGGGATTTCCTTTTTGACTTTGTTGGCAATCGGATTATTTGCCTTATGGAAACGAAGCATTCGGTCAATTCAG AAAGTAGTGGTGTTTGTGATCACACTCTACCAACTTTACAAGAAGGGCTCAGACTTTTTTCAGGCTTTGCTAGCCAACCCAGAAGGAAGCGGTCGCCAGATTCAAGAGAATAGTAATATCTTCCTGTCCTTGGGTCTTCAAGAGAAGATTTTGAAAAAGCTTCAGATGGTGGAAAACAAAGTGAGAGATCTGGAGGGGATGATCGTCGCCCAGAAACCTGCCGTGAAGCGGGACTGCTCCTCCGAACCCTACTGCAGCTGCTCTGACTGCCAGAGTCCCTTGCCCACGTCAGGGTTTACTTCCACATCTGAAATGTGA